The following coding sequences lie in one Tichowtungia aerotolerans genomic window:
- a CDS encoding UDP-3-O-acyl-N-acetylglucosamine deacetylase: MENKKTPGRLLAGDPHIVAASYEEFNSIPVNLDLTDRPGLPPRTNLQTIDKAVRVSGPGTFAGKSTTTITFEPTEREGWWLDRTDQPDSLPIRIAVDNVWTTGSIVSNIVLRAGNPHNYVRMVEHVIALRMGLDIDNLMIKIDSGDPPLFERGSLDLLEALDSAGRRTLPGTVKYVTVKEPVTLGWDRGQFLTLSPLSGTEPKLTVDAAVNFPNAIGQQRIVFPVNHETLQSGAEARTNTPYGKMLYCKTIGKIFADIRNLGYTDKNILIAKKGRYHNEPRLVHEGKSLEAVWHRGVLDLLAAIALVPDARFVGEITSYKAGHRLDCDLVTQLYLNDLLTPVGNE, from the coding sequence ATGGAAAATAAAAAAACTCCGGGCCGCCTGCTGGCAGGCGATCCTCACATCGTGGCAGCCTCATATGAGGAATTCAACAGCATCCCGGTCAATCTGGATCTGACCGACCGGCCCGGTCTCCCGCCCCGCACAAACCTGCAAACCATCGACAAAGCCGTCCGCGTGTCCGGCCCGGGAACATTTGCCGGGAAATCGACCACAACGATTACCTTCGAGCCAACCGAGCGCGAAGGCTGGTGGCTCGACCGCACCGACCAGCCGGATTCACTCCCGATCCGCATAGCCGTTGACAACGTCTGGACGACCGGATCGATCGTCAGCAACATCGTGCTGCGCGCCGGAAATCCGCACAATTATGTGCGTATGGTTGAGCATGTCATTGCGCTCCGCATGGGACTCGACATCGACAACCTGATGATCAAAATCGATTCCGGAGATCCGCCGCTGTTTGAGCGCGGCAGCCTCGACCTGCTTGAAGCGCTCGACAGCGCCGGCCGGCGCACTCTTCCCGGCACGGTAAAATACGTCACGGTCAAAGAGCCGGTTACGCTGGGGTGGGATCGCGGACAATTCCTGACTCTCTCACCGCTCAGCGGCACAGAGCCGAAACTGACGGTTGATGCCGCGGTCAACTTCCCAAACGCCATTGGGCAGCAGCGCATTGTGTTCCCGGTAAATCACGAAACTCTTCAGAGCGGCGCAGAGGCGCGCACCAATACGCCATATGGAAAAATGCTCTACTGCAAAACCATCGGGAAAATCTTCGCCGATATCCGGAACCTGGGCTATACCGACAAAAATATTCTGATCGCCAAAAAAGGCCGGTACCACAACGAACCGCGCCTGGTTCATGAAGGGAAATCACTGGAAGCGGTTTGGCACCGCGGAGTGCTCGATCTGCTGGCGGCAATCGCGCTGGTTCCAGACGCACGTTTTGTTGGAGAAATCACTTCCTACAAAGCCGGACACCGCCTCGACTGCGACCTCGTCACGCAGCTCTATCTGAACGATCTTCTCACGCCGGTCGGAAACGAATGA
- a CDS encoding CPBP family intramembrane glutamic endopeptidase translates to MNRDRFKPLFALLLIFCAAPLLAALVSPWIYMAVQSRAAEVMQWVHQSEAAGTNLFWADIADSVFTSPFRRVNDRIVLILVLGLLAPAYRLSGMGGRADFGIPKRRDWLRLFGIGLIVAAASMLIVYAIGLFAGVYGPVNVDGDVVSELLKIIIGMLLIGVIEEILFRGFILTAFRKSFGPVAAVLLSSALFAAVHFIKPAEPEITNRWFSGFLLFSHPFSGAGSTFWPEVCTLFCMGTVLATLSTWTRSVYICIGLHAGWVWVMMLFRLFTENQGRLIWLYGPGEWISKGWIGPITALIIWAVVFATRKTWMTLGAED, encoded by the coding sequence ATGAATAGAGATCGTTTTAAGCCGCTGTTCGCATTATTGCTCATTTTTTGTGCTGCACCACTGCTCGCTGCACTGGTTTCTCCATGGATCTACATGGCGGTTCAGTCCCGTGCGGCAGAGGTTATGCAGTGGGTTCATCAGTCAGAAGCTGCCGGAACCAACCTGTTTTGGGCGGATATCGCCGATTCCGTTTTCACCTCGCCGTTTCGACGTGTCAATGATCGCATCGTGCTGATTCTGGTGCTCGGTCTTCTGGCTCCGGCCTATCGTCTGAGCGGCATGGGCGGCCGGGCCGATTTCGGAATTCCGAAACGCAGAGACTGGCTGCGCCTGTTTGGAATCGGATTAATCGTGGCCGCGGCCAGTATGCTGATTGTCTATGCCATTGGCCTTTTTGCCGGCGTGTATGGCCCGGTGAACGTGGACGGTGATGTTGTTTCGGAACTGCTGAAGATCATCATCGGGATGCTGCTGATCGGTGTGATCGAAGAAATTCTGTTCCGAGGATTCATTCTGACGGCATTTCGCAAAAGCTTTGGGCCGGTGGCCGCTGTTCTGCTGAGCAGCGCGCTGTTTGCCGCCGTACACTTCATCAAACCCGCAGAGCCGGAAATTACGAATCGCTGGTTTTCCGGCTTCCTGCTTTTCTCCCACCCCTTTAGCGGTGCGGGCAGTACATTCTGGCCGGAAGTCTGTACACTGTTCTGTATGGGCACCGTACTGGCGACGCTGAGCACGTGGACCCGATCGGTCTACATTTGTATCGGCCTGCACGCCGGCTGGGTCTGGGTTATGATGCTTTTTCGTCTTTTTACCGAAAATCAGGGCCGTCTCATCTGGCTCTACGGCCCGGGCGAATGGATCTCCAAAGGATGGATCGGACCGATTACGGCGCTGATTATCTGGGCGGTGGTCTTTGCAACCCGCAAAACATGGATGACTCTGGGCGCAGAGGACTAA